The Chromatiales bacterium DNA segment TACGATGATGCGACGCTGACGACCCTGTCGATCGGTGACGTGTTCGAGGAAGAGCAGCAGGAGCAGGCGCGTGCGTTCATGGGCGAGTGGCTCCAGGCGCTGATCCGCACCGGCGTGCTCGACCGGATCGAGGCGAGCTTCATCCGTCAGGATGGCGAACGCGTGCCGATCCTGTTCTCGCGTCGCGCCATGCGCGAGCCGGGCGGCGCGATCACCGATATCATCTGTATTGCAAAAGACATGACTGGCTACCGGCGGATCGACGACGATGACTGACACAGACGACAACGACGAGTTCGACTACGACGCAGGCGCGGCGGACGACCCGGTGCTGACGGCGAATGCGCTGAAGGCCATGGCGCATCCGCTGCGCTGGCGCATCCTGTGCGTGCTGGGTGAAAGCGAACTGCCCGTGCACGAGATCGTCGAGAACATCGGCACGACCCAGTCGAACATCTCCCAGCACCTGGATCAGCTGCGTTCGAAGGGCCTGCTGCTCTCGCGCAAGGACGGCAACAAGATCTTCTACCGCATCCGCAACAAGCAGTTGCTGCTGCTGATCGGCGAGATGCGCTCGGTGCTGTGCGCGACGAATCTGGGTGAACCCTAGGGCCGCAGTGGAAAGGCCCTGGCAGGTTGTTGAAATAGGCCCATGCACGGCCTTTTCAAGGTCGCAACCGAACCGCGCGGCTTTCGGTTGCCCACGAAAATCAAACACTTGTGCGTTCGATTTTCGGGCGGGACGTCCCTGTCTCGCGTTAGGCCGCGCGCGCGCGTTTCAGGTGTACGAGTAGCAGCGCAATCGCCGCGGGCGTGACACCGGGCACGCGGCTGGCCTGGCCGATGGTTTCGGGCTTCAGCGCGCCGAGCCGTTCGCGAATCTCCACGGAAAGCCCGCTGACATTCGCGTAGTTGAAATCCGTCGGCAGTCGCAGCGTCTCGTTGCGTTCGTGCGCGGCAATCTCCTCGCGCTGGCGTTCGATGTAACCCGCATAGCGCGCCTCGATCTCGATCTGCGCAATTGCGTCGGGGTCGTCCAGTCCCGGACCTATGCCTTCCATCGTCATGAGCGCGGAATAGCCCACGCCCGGACGGCGCAGCATCTCCAGCGCACGCACCTCGTGGGCGAGCGGTTCGCCAAGCCGTGCGTTCACTGCGTCGCCATGCCGGTGTGGCAGCAGCCACAGCTGTTGCAGGCGCTCGCGTTCCCGTTCGATGGATTCACGCTTGCGCGCAAACGTCGCCCAGCGCGCATCGTCCACCAGGCCAAGTTCACGTCCGCTTGCGGTGAGCCTGAGATCGGCGTTGTCCTCGCGCAGGCTCAGGCGGTACTCCGCGCGTGAGGTGAACATGCGGTACGGTTCGAGCGTGCCCTGGGTGATCAGGTCGTCGACGAGCACGCCGATGTAGGCTTCGTCACGACGTGGTGTCCACGGTTCCTTGCCGAGTGCTCCGCGTGCCGCGTTCAGTCCGGCGACGAGGCCCAGCGCGGCGGCCTCCTCGTAGCCGGTCGTGCCGTTGATCTGGCCGGCGAAATAAAGCCCGTCGAATGCCTTGGTCTGCAACGATGCGCGAAGCCCGCGCGGATCGAAGAAGTCGTATTCGATCGCATATCCGGGCCGGGTGATATGTGCGTTCTCGAAGCCGCGAATCGAGCGCACGAGTTCGACCTGGGTTTCAAACGCGAGGCTCGTGGAGATCCCGTTGGGATACAGCTCGGTGGCGTTCAGTCCCTCGGGTTCGACGAAGATCTGGTGCGAGTCCCGATCCGAGAACCGGTGCACCTTGTCTTCGATCGACGGGCAGTAGCGCGGGCCGACGCCCTCGATGCGTCCGGTGTACAGCGGCGAGCGGTCCAGGCCCGCGCGGATGATCTCGTGCGTGCGCGCATTGGTGCGCGTGATGTGGCAGGGCACCTGGCGCGGGTGCTTTTCGCGGCTGCCGAGAAACGAAAACACCGGCGTCGGCTCGTCGCCGGGCTGGACCTGCATGACGGAGAAATCGACGCTGCGCGCGTCGATGCGCGGTGGTGTGCCGGTCTTCAGGCGTCCGGCGCCGAGCGGCAGCTCGCGCAGACGTTCGGCAAGCCGGGTCGCCGGCGGGTCACCGGCCCGGCCGCCCGGCTGCTGGTCCAGTCCGATGTGCATGCGCCCGGCCAGGAATGTTCCGACGGTCAGCACGACCGCACGCGCGCGCAGTCGCAGACCGGTGGCGGTCACCACGCCTTCGACGCGCTGGCCGGCGACGATCAGATCGTCGATCGCGGACTGGAACAGCATGAGGCCGGGCTGTGCGTCGAGCATGGCCCGGATCGCCCCGCGATAGAGCTGGCGGTCGGCCTGGGCGCGGGTCGCGCGCACCGCCGGTCCCTTGGTCGCGTTGAGGATGCGGAACTGGATGCCCGCACGATCCGCGGCCCGTGCCATGGCGCCGCCGAGTGCGTCGATCTCCTTGACCAGGTGGCCCTTGCCGATGCCGCCGATCGCCGGATTGCAGCTCATCTGGCCCAGCGTTTCGAGGTTGTGGGTGACCAGCAGGGTGTCCGCGCCGGAACGCGCGGCGGCCAGTGCGGCCTCGGTGCCGGCATGGCCACCGCCGACGACGATCACATCGAAAACGCGCTGGAAATTCATGGCCGGGAGCGGGCAGGGCGGTCGGGACATCGATTTTATCGGTAATGCTGGCCTGATAGACTATTAGTAATTGGTTATCTTCCAATATAGCCAAGCAATAACATATAAAAATTTTCTATTTGTATTAAATAAGCATTTGCTTATAAACTGATCGCCATTGAATGAAGCACCCGGTCGAGCAGGCCGGGGCTCGACCCCTAACCCTGACCATTTTCGGGAGTACACACCAATGAAGAAGATCGCCCTTGCCATTGCTGCCGCGACCCTGACGGGTGCGACCGCTTCGGCGAACGCCTGGTTCGGCAACAACATGTTCGACGGTTTCGGCCTCGGTGATGGCGCCGGTTCCGGAGACTTCAACTTCTCGATGAGCGCCCGTGCGCGCGGCAACTCGCGCCTGTACGGCCGTGGCTATGGCAACGGCTATGGCTACGACGCCCCGTACTACGGCTATGCCCCGTACTACGCGCCGGTCGTTCCGGTCGCACCGGTCGAGGGTCAGGCCCAGCCGACCGCCCCGGTCGCACAGTTCCAGGCGCCGCAGTTCGTTGCTCCCCAGTTCGCGCGTCCGGTGATGCCTGAGTTCACCGCGCCGAAGTTCGGCGAGTTCCCGGCGATGCCCGAGTTCACCATGCCGAAGATGGCCGAGATCCCGGCGATGCCCGAGTTCACGATGCCTGAAATTCCGGCGATGCCCGAGTTTCCGGCCATTCCGGAGATGAAGGTTCCGGGCGTGGACTTCGACGCCCTGCAGGCCGAGATGGATGCGCGCGTGAAGGAACTCGAGGCGCAGATCGAAGCCCAGCGCGCCGCGCTGGACGCGCAGATCGCCGAGCGCCGCGCTGCGGTCGAGACGAAGCGTGCCGAGCAGAAGGCCCGTTTCGACGCGATGATCAAGGAGTTCGACAAGGCGCGTAACTGCGACACCACCGCGGTCAAGACCGCCGCTGGCGTCTAAGTTCGATCTCGTCCAGACCGTGCGGCCCCGGGTCGCACGGCGCGGTCGATGCAGCGGGGTGTACGGTCTGACCGTGCACCCCGTTTTCGTTCGTGGCGGCCCCGGCTGGTGCCGTCGTGTTCCAATACCTGCCCAATCCCGCGGCAGAGATCGCGCGTGTCCGCGCCCCCCAAGAACGATTCCGATCACGAACCCGGGCCGGGTGCGGTCTGGCTCGCACGAGCCCTGCTCACGCTCGGACGGTTGCCCGACGGCGTGCGTTACGCGCTGGCCCGCTTCATCGTCCTGCTGGCCGCCGACGTCTTGCGTTATCGCCGCCGTGTGGTGCGTGAGAACCTGGAGCGCGCCCTGCCGGAATTCGACGAAGCCAACCGCCGGCAGATCGAACGCGAAACCTATCGCCGCATGGGCGAAGCGATCGCCGAGGTGCTCGCGTGCGTGCACATGAGCGAGGCCGAGCTGCGTGAGCGCGTCGAACTCGTCCCAAGCCCGGAGATCGAGGCGCATCTGCGCGCCGGACGCAGCGTGATCCTGCTCGGTGCGCATCAGTACAACTGGGAATGGGGCGCGTTGCGCGCCGCCGCTGAGTTCGGTGTACCGGTGGTCGCGCTGGTCAAAACCCTGCACGTCGAGCTGGGAAACCATATGGTGCGGCGGCTGCGCGAGCGCTTTGGCCAGCGCAGCCTGCCGATTCAGTCGGCGTCACGCGCGCTGGTGCGCGAGCGCAACGTGCCGAAAATCATCGGCATGCTCGCCGATCAGCGGCCGCGACGCACCGGCGAACATGCCGTGTTTCAATGGCTCGGTCGCGAGAGCGAGTTTCACATCGGTCCCGAGCGGCTGGCGCGCGCCTTCGGCTGGCCGGTGTGCTTTCTGAACATCCAGCGGATATCCCGCGGTCGCTATCGCGCCTGGGCGCAGGCACTGGAGCCCGCACCGTCCGCAGGCGAATGGCCGCTGACTGAAGCTTATGCGCGCGCCGTGGAGGCGCAGATTCGTCGCGATCCGGCCGGCTGGCTATGGACGCACCAGCGCTGGCGGGCGAAGAAAAAGCAAAAACAGCAGAACAAACCGGCGTCGGCGAGCCCCTGACCGACCGCTGGCCGAAGCAAACCCCTGTTCGATCAGGACTCGTCGCTGTCGTTGCCGCGGCGACCGGCCGCCATCACGCCGCGCCGGCTGGACTGGAAGAACTCCGCAATCGATTGATGGTCGGTGTCCGCGCTGGCCAGCAGTTCGGCGAGCACCTCGGCGCGCGGGCGTCCCGTTCCATACAGCAGCTTGTAGGCAGCGCGGATCGCTGAACGCCGTTCGCGGCTGAATTCCGCGCGCCGCAATCCGACCTGGTTCAGACCCAGGTACCGCGCGGGATTGCCAACGGCCAAGGCGAATGGCGGTACATCCTGAACGACGGCGGCCATGCCACCGATCATTGCGTACTGGCCGACCCGCACATGCTGGTGCAGCCCGCAGTAACCGCCGAGCCGCGCCTGATCGTCGATCCGGCAGTGCCCCGACAGCGACGCGCCATGACTGAGCACGACGTTGTTGCCGACCTTGCAGTCGTGGCCGACGTGGGTATCGCCCATGAAGAAACTTTTCGAGCCGATGCGCGTGACACCGTCGTCCTTCTCGGTGGCGCGGTGCACGCTGCAGAACTCGCGAAACACGTTGTCGTCACCGATCTCCAGAAAGGTGTCGGCGTGCGCGTTGTGGGTGAGGTCCTGCGGCGGTCCGCCGAGCGCGACACTGAACGAGACCCGGTTGCGCGCGCCCATGTGCGTGCCACGGTAGATTCGGCAATGGCTTTCGATGATGCAGTCGGGGCCGATGCGCACGCCGGCCTCGACGACGGTGAACGCACCGATCTCGGCCGTGGGGTCGATCTCGGCGTCTGCATCGACGATCGCCGTCGGATGTATCTTCATTGTTCCTCCGCGGTCCCGGCGGCGCACTGTAAATCGCCCACGGACACCGATTGAGATTCCTGACCGTACCGCCATTCCACGCGCAGGTCCACGCGGCTGCCCGGCTCGGCATCCAGCGCCACCAGCCCGCCGACACGATCGCCGCTGGCCAGCAGCGCAAACGGCGGCATCAGCGCCCAGCGCAGGCCCGTGCGCGCGGCACGCGTGAGCTTCAGCGCCTGCCAGCGATCCAGCCAGTCGCCCGGCTTTGCAACCGGACGTGGTCGCGACTCACCGGCGATCACCCGCCAGCGGCGCAGGTCCAGCAGCACCGGCTCGCTGCCGTACGGCCGTGTGTTCTCCGCGCTCACCGCGACGACACAGCTGGTCGCAAACGCGCTGGTCGCGCCCGTCGGCAGGCCGAACCGGGCCAGCAGCTCGGCGACCGCAGCCGGCGTCGTTTCGGCGACGCTGAGCGTCAGGCTCGTGTCGCGAACCGTCGTGGTCGTCAGGCCGGAATCCGGATCCTGCGCCGTCGCCAGATCGACTGCGTGCACCGACGCCCCGAGCGCCAGCAGGGCCGCGGCGCCAAGCTGCGCTAGCCCGGACAGGGCGATCTTGACTCGATGTCGGGGCATGGTGCGCTAGTGCAGTGCGACGCTCTTGGAGGCACATTCAGAGCCCCCCAAAAGTGTCAGATCAATGGCTCCTCCCTTGGCAAGCGCCGCAACGCGGAGCTGGCGCTTTTGGGGGGCTCCCTTCGGGTGAGCCACGGTGCGCCCATCTGCGGCGTTGCGCCTGCTTGAAAGGGAACGGCCATTCCTGCGCAGGCGCGCCTTGCATTTGGGCGCACTGTGACTCACTGAAAGTACCTCCAAGAGCGTCGCACTACACTTAGGATCTGGACCTGTCGTGCGGACGCGAAGGCCGCGTGCCGCCCGGGATGACGATTGCCGGATTCACAAATCAACCGCGCACGTTACCGGTAATCGACCCGTGAGCGCCACAGCAATTTTGCCGGCGCGGGTGACTTGCCCGGGACCGCCGTGTGCCCTTGCCCGGAATCGCGGGCGCCTGCGCAGAATCGCCGCGCGCCCGCCTGCTAAAGTTGCTCATCTGCGAGCAACCTTGGGACTGGCGGTGCTGATGACGGATTTTCGCCTGATTGTCCGCGACTGGACGGCCGTAACCGTGCTTGCGTCCGGCGTGCTGTACGCCGGTGCCCCGGCCGCCGCGAGGTTCGAAGTGGAGGTCCTCGACCGGGCCGGTGCCGCGCTCCCGGGCGCGGCGGTCTGTGCCGGTACCGCCGGTGATGTTCGGCAGTTCGGTGCCCGGATCACCGGCGACGACGCCCTTGCGGTGTTTGACGACCTGCCGCGTGCGCCGGTGGACATCACCGTTTCGCTGTCCGGGTATCGCGGCATCGTGCAACGCTTCGCGCCGGCCGGATTCGATCGCCGCGTTCGGCTGGTCATGGTCCAGGGCGGCTTCGGCCCGCAGTGTCCGGGACCCGAGCAGCCGCGCCCAACGCTGCCGGCGCGCGCCGCCGACGCCGGATTGCAGGTCGTCAATGCGATCGTGCAACCTGCGGCGGAAGGCGCCTGGCTGATGCTCGAGTTCAACGGGCCGGCGGACGAGGTGCGTATCGGCCGTTCGGCGGATTTCGAGGGCGCCGAGTGGCGTCCGCTGTCGGCGCGGATCCGGCTCAACGAGCCGCCCGGCCCGGCCTATGTGCAGGTGCGTCGCCTGCTGAGGCTCGACGGCGCGATCATCGAATCGCGCTCGCCGCCAAAGCGTTTCCAGATTCCGCGCTGACGGGGGCCGGCGCGCATGCGAAGCCTGCACGCAGCCCGCCACTCAGCGCGTGTGGCCCGCTGGCTGGGCGTTGCGTGTGCGCTGGGATTTTCCGTCGCCGGCGCGCATGCCGCTGCACCGGAGGTTGCGCCCGGGTTGCTGCTGATTGCGGCAGATTCGGCCGACGATCCCAATTTTCGCCGTAGTGTCGTGGTGATCGTGCGCCACAATGACTGGGGCACGCTCGGGCTCGTGCTGAACCGGCCGTCGCCGGTGCCGCTGAAAAAGTTCTTTCCCGACGATCCGGTGCTCGCTGCCGTGGACGAGCCGCTGTACCTCGGCGGCCCGGTATTCGGCGGCGATTTGATGTATCTGTTTCGCG contains these protein-coding regions:
- a CDS encoding winged helix-turn-helix transcriptional regulator, which gives rise to MTDTDDNDEFDYDAGAADDPVLTANALKAMAHPLRWRILCVLGESELPVHEIVENIGTTQSNISQHLDQLRSKGLLLSRKDGNKIFYRIRNKQLLLLIGEMRSVLCATNLGEP
- the mnmG gene encoding tRNA uridine-5-carboxymethylaminomethyl(34) synthesis enzyme MnmG, encoding MNFQRVFDVIVVGGGHAGTEAALAAARSGADTLLVTHNLETLGQMSCNPAIGGIGKGHLVKEIDALGGAMARAADRAGIQFRILNATKGPAVRATRAQADRQLYRGAIRAMLDAQPGLMLFQSAIDDLIVAGQRVEGVVTATGLRLRARAVVLTVGTFLAGRMHIGLDQQPGGRAGDPPATRLAERLRELPLGAGRLKTGTPPRIDARSVDFSVMQVQPGDEPTPVFSFLGSREKHPRQVPCHITRTNARTHEIIRAGLDRSPLYTGRIEGVGPRYCPSIEDKVHRFSDRDSHQIFVEPEGLNATELYPNGISTSLAFETQVELVRSIRGFENAHITRPGYAIEYDFFDPRGLRASLQTKAFDGLYFAGQINGTTGYEEAAALGLVAGLNAARGALGKEPWTPRRDEAYIGVLVDDLITQGTLEPYRMFTSRAEYRLSLREDNADLRLTASGRELGLVDDARWATFARKRESIERERERLQQLWLLPHRHGDAVNARLGEPLAHEVRALEMLRRPGVGYSALMTMEGIGPGLDDPDAIAQIEIEARYAGYIERQREEIAAHERNETLRLPTDFNYANVSGLSVEIRERLGALKPETIGQASRVPGVTPAAIALLLVHLKRARAA
- a CDS encoding lysophospholipid acyltransferase family protein, with amino-acid sequence MSAPPKNDSDHEPGPGAVWLARALLTLGRLPDGVRYALARFIVLLAADVLRYRRRVVRENLERALPEFDEANRRQIERETYRRMGEAIAEVLACVHMSEAELRERVELVPSPEIEAHLRAGRSVILLGAHQYNWEWGALRAAAEFGVPVVALVKTLHVELGNHMVRRLRERFGQRSLPIQSASRALVRERNVPKIIGMLADQRPRRTGEHAVFQWLGRESEFHIGPERLARAFGWPVCFLNIQRISRGRYRAWAQALEPAPSAGEWPLTEAYARAVEAQIRRDPAGWLWTHQRWRAKKKQKQQNKPASASP
- the lpxA gene encoding acyl-ACP--UDP-N-acetylglucosamine O-acyltransferase; this encodes MKIHPTAIVDADAEIDPTAEIGAFTVVEAGVRIGPDCIIESHCRIYRGTHMGARNRVSFSVALGGPPQDLTHNAHADTFLEIGDDNVFREFCSVHRATEKDDGVTRIGSKSFFMGDTHVGHDCKVGNNVVLSHGASLSGHCRIDDQARLGGYCGLHQHVRVGQYAMIGGMAAVVQDVPPFALAVGNPARYLGLNQVGLRRAEFSRERRSAIRAAYKLLYGTGRPRAEVLAELLASADTDHQSIAEFFQSSRRGVMAAGRRGNDSDES
- a CDS encoding carboxypeptidase regulatory-like domain-containing protein, with amino-acid sequence MGLAVLMTDFRLIVRDWTAVTVLASGVLYAGAPAAARFEVEVLDRAGAALPGAAVCAGTAGDVRQFGARITGDDALAVFDDLPRAPVDITVSLSGYRGIVQRFAPAGFDRRVRLVMVQGGFGPQCPGPEQPRPTLPARAADAGLQVVNAIVQPAAEGAWLMLEFNGPADEVRIGRSADFEGAEWRPLSARIRLNEPPGPAYVQVRRLLRLDGAIIESRSPPKRFQIPR
- a CDS encoding YqgE/AlgH family protein gives rise to the protein MRSLHAARHSARVARWLGVACALGFSVAGAHAAAPEVAPGLLLIAADSADDPNFRRSVVVIVRHNDWGTLGLVLNRPSPVPLKKFFPDDPVLAAVDEPLYLGGPVFGGDLMYLFRADAGTAGGAMHVVDDVYASEDAELLDRLVAAPARPALRYFFGYAGWGAGQLARELADGRWLAGSATAEVVFDSSPRTLWRRLIHGREGPWVRLGRWPELRT